The DNA segment TGGCGAATGATTCAACAATCGAATCATTCGCCATTCGTAATTTTATCTGAACAAGCGGAGGAAGAACCCGAGACTCCTACGGAACAGAACGTGGTGAAGACACTTTAGCGGCGCTTTTCCCGCTAAAGGGGCTGAGGCCGTTCCCGCAGGTGCGAGGGATTCTCCCGTAGCGGATATTGCGCTATGTTCGTGTTTTGCTATCAACACTAATGTTTCGACTCCATTCTTTTTTGTCGCTTACTTAAAAACAAGCACTATCCTAGTTCAACCACAAAAAAATCACTCCGGCGATCAGCAGTACACCGCAACAGGCGTATAAGACTTTTGCTAGCTTTTCCATTGCTTCTCCCCTATCTTAACGTGTGTGTATGCCTGCTCCGATCACGTAGGAGAGGCCGATTGAGATGATCATAGAAATGAGCCCTACTGCTCTATTATCGTTTTTAATTTCCTCATCTACTTTAAATGAAGGCATTAAGAACTCGAAAATAAAATAGCTGAGCAACAACAAAACAAATCCAATCGCTCCCCACATTAGCATAATAAGAAGGGAATCTGCGTTTTGAATAGAGTGTCTAAAAATATTGGCTACTCCAAAGATCTTTCCACTAGTCGCCATCGCAACGGCGACATTTCCTTTTTTGATTTCAACCCAGTTCCGGTAGGACGTAACCGTTTCAAAAATGGCTAAAAATACGACTAATGCTAAAATACTCACACTGTATAAAGCAAGCGTGCGTACATATTCGTTCTCAATGATTAACTGTTCCATCGTTTCAGCCTTTCTTTATTTAAGTTCTATAACCGTGTTTCCGAGTCCTCCATCTTTTGAATCGGCATCTCTAGCTGTTTTCACTCGTGGGTGTTTATCAACTAACTGTTTTACACCCTTGCGCAATGCACCGGTTCCCTTTCCATGAATGATCGACACTTGGTGATAACCAGCAAGTAGGGCATCATCAATATACTTTTCAACACGGTGCATCGCTTCATCATACCGTTCTCCACGTAAATCAAGCTCTGGTTTCACATGAGTTCCAGTGCTTCTCAGTGTAGCCATTGGCCTTGTCTCAATCGGTTTCGCTTTTTCAGTAATAAGGATATCTTTTAGGTCAACCTTCATCTTCATGATTCCCATTTGAACTTGATACTCATCGCTACCAAGATCAGCAAGGACGGTTCCTTTTTGACCGAAGCTTAGAACTTTGACTTCATCACCAGCAATCGGTTTTCGATTTGCTTGTTGAGCCATTTTCTTTACACGTTTTTGCTTACTCGTCAGCTTCGGTGCTGCTTCATCAAGGTGCTTTTTCGCCTCAATGATTTGGTGTTCTTTTACCGCAAGACCTTGTTTTTGTAGATCTCTTAACTCTGCGATAATGACTTCTGCTTCTTCTGTAGCATCCTTTACTGCTTTCTCGGCTTTTTCTTCAGCTAGCCTTAAGATATTCTCTTTCTCCGACTCAAGCTCAGCAAGCTTTTCCTCAAGCTCAGCATGGAGCTTCGCTGAATCCTTTCGAAGCTGAGTCGCTTCGTCTGATTCTTTTTGGACACGCTTTTGACTTTCTTCAAGAGAAGCAATAACGGTTTCCATTTGCGTTGAATCAAGATCAATCTGTTCTTTTGCTTTCTCAATGATCTCTTCACCTAAACCGAGTCTTCTAGAGATGGCAAATGCATTGCTTCGACCTGGAACACCAATAAGTAAACGGTATGTTGGGCGAAGCGTTTCTACATCAAATTCCACGCTCGCATTGATCGCTCCCTCACGATTATATGCATACCCCTTTAACTCACTATAGTGAGTCGTTGCCATGACACAAGCTCCACGGCGATAGATTGTATCAAGGATGGAGATAGCTAGTGCGGCCCCTTCCGTCGGATCTGTTCCTGCTCCGAGTTCATCAATTAATACAAGGCTGTCTGCATTCATTTGATCTAAGATTCGTACGATGTTTGTCATATGGGAAGAGAACGTACTCAAGCTTTGTTCAATCGACTGTTCATCCCCAATGTCCGCAAAGATTGATGTATACACTGCGAGCTCAGAATCATGCTCTGCTGGTACTTGGAGACCTGACTGAGCCATTAATGTTAAGAGTCCAACAGTTTTTAAAGTAACTGTCTTTCCTCCGGTGTTTGGCCCAGTAATGATCAATGAACGATAGTCTCCGCCTAGCTGTAGCGAGATGGGAACAACAGACGTCGGATCAAGTAGTGGATGTCTTGCATCCCTTAAATTCGTAAATCCTTTACGATTTAATTTAGGCTTAGACGCTTTTAGCTTTTTAGCATGATTTGCCTTTGCAAAAATAAAGTCAAACTGTGCGAGAATCGTTAAGTTTAGTAAAAGAGCTTCGCCGTCTTCAGCCACTCGATCTGAGAGCATCCGTAAAATCCGTTCAATCTCCTGGGCTTCCTTTACACGAGCCTCACGCAATTGGTTGTTTAGTATCACAACAGCTTGGGGTTCAATAAATAAAGTGGCTCCTGATGCTGATTGATCGTGGACAATCCCTCCAAAGGACCCGCGATACTCCTGTTTTACAGGAATCACATACCGATCGTTACGAATTGTAATAATTGAATCAGAGAGCATTTTTTGTGTGTTTTGGGATTTTGTTAATGATTCGAGCTTTGAACGTACATTGGATTCAAAGCTGCGTACCTGGTGACGTAATGTACGAAGCTCTGAACTTGCAGAATCCATCACTTGACCGTAATCATCTATGCATTGGTTAATGCTGCGTTCTAAGTCACGTAAAGACTCAAGCTGAGAGGCATAGTCCGAGAGTAATGGGATATGCGTTTTCTCTTCTTCTACAACCTCTTCAATAAACGATTTCATCTGTCTTCCACCATAAAGTGTTGAGCTAATTCCTACAAGCTCCGTGGCACTTAACACTCCACCGATTTGAGCACGTTTCACTTCAGCCTTGACGTCTTTAATTCCACCAAGTGGAATATGCCCTTTGAGTCTAAGAACTTCCACTCCCTCGGCTGTTTCCTCCTGCCAACGCTGAATTTCATCGAGGTCCGTTGAAGGAGCTAATGTTTCAACTTTCTCTCTACCTAAAGAACAAGATACATGCTCTAGGAGCTGTTTTTTCATTTTTGTATATTCTAATACACGCATTACATGTTCCATATATGAACTCCTTTTTTTATCGTTTCAATCGTTCTGATTTCGCTGTTTGTAAATACGTCTGTAGACGCTCAAACGACCATGTATTTAAAATGGCATCCATTGGGATACCAGCTTTTCTAGCTACTCCAACACCATATTTCATAAATGACAAACGATCAAGATGATGCGCGTCCGTATTAATAGCAATTGGTACACCATGCTCGTAGGCGAGTCGCACCCAATGTGCAGATAAATCGAGTCGTTCTGGACTCGCATTAAGCTCCAAGGCCGTTCCGCTTTCAGCAGCCCACTTAATTAATGCAGGCACATCCACAGCATAGCCTTCTCGTCTCTCAATGATTCGACCAGTTGGATGAGCAATCAAATCAACATGAGGGTTAAAAAGAGCGTTCTTTAAACGTTCCATAATGACTTCTTCTTTTTGGGAAAAAGAAGAATGAATTGATGCGATGACAAAATCAATTTCTTCTAGTACATCATCTTCATAATCGAGTGAACCATCAGGTAAAATATCCATTTCAATTCCCGTGAAAATGTGGATATCCGATTCTTTGCGTAAAGTACGGATTTCCTCATGTTGGTTCTTAAGCCTCTCAACCGATAGTCCGTTTGCCACCTGCAGAAATTTCGAATGATCGGTGATGGCAAGATGTGTATACCCACGGTCTTTAGCGCCTTGAACCATTTCTTTTATTGAATGGGCGCCGTCACTCCATACTGTGTGCATATGAAGGTCTGACTTGATATGAGACTCTGATACATAGTCCTTATCTGATTGGCTTACAAGCTCATCGCGTCCTAACCGCGCCTCAGGAGGTACGTAGGCCAATCCAAAATGCCCATAAAACGCCTCTTCATCTTTAAACGTTGTTGTTTCACCTGTTTCCTTATCTAGTACACCATACTCACTTATTTGTTCTCCACGTTCTTTAGCAAGTTGTCTTAGCTTCACATTGTGCTCTTTTGAACCCGTGAAATGTAATAGGGCTGAAGCAAATTCAACGTCTTCTACCAACCTGAAATCGACACCAATGACAAATTCCTCGATTGCGATTTCAATGGACACCTTTGTTTCACCTGCTCCAATGACTTGCTGGATCCCATCCATAGCGAGTAATTGCTCAACCACTTTCTCGCGATCATCTGTTGAAAGGATGAAGTCGATATCCTTCACCGTCTCTTCCATTCTTCTTAAGCTACCAGCGAGTTCATAACGAATGATACCATCCATTTGCTGCAGTTTATCCAACAAAAACGTTGCGGCTTTGAGTGCGATGGCGATCCCTACTCGTTCAGGACGGGTTTGAAACGCTTCTATCGATTTTAGTATTTTCTCTTCTGTTTTCGCACCAAACCCTGCCATGCCACGTAGTTTCTCCTCCAGACAGGCTTGTCTAAGCGATTCCATATCTGTAATCCCTAATTCCTGATAAAGTTTACCAACCTTTTTCCCACCAACTCCAGGTAACTTTAGAAGAGGTAGTAATCCACTTGGAATGGATGCTTGTAACTCTTCAAGCAAGCTTGAATGACCTGTCTCTTTTAATTCCTCAATAACAGAGGCTGTTCCTTTTCCAATTCCATCAATCTTCTCTGGTTTTTCAATCTCTTCTAAGGTCCAGGCAACGGATTCGAGTGCCTTCGCTGCTTTTCTGTAAGCAGAAATCTTAAAGGTATTCTCACCTTTGATCTCTAGATGAATCGCAATGGATTCGAGTACTTGAATCACTTTCTTTTTGTCCATATCTCTACTCCAATCCTTATGATGGTCTTAATTAAAGGTAAAAAAGGCAGACTCACTTGAGCCAGCCTTTTTTAACCTCCTAAAAATCTTGACTGATCCATAGGTCCTTGATCCAATCAGATAAAAATGGTGTGTGATTCAACATAAATTGCGCAACAATTGAATCTTGCATAAATCCTTGAACAACATCAATTTGCAGAACAGCAGCTACATATAACAGCACAAAGACAATTAAGTATGTTTCAACGATACAAAGGATGCCTCCAAGCAGCTTATTAATCGTACGTAATATAGGTAGATGAGCAACAAAATCGAGCATGGTTCCTACAATGTGTAATATGATACGTGTCGCAAAGAACAAGATCGCAAAAGCAATAGCGCGATAATACACATCTTCTGTATTAAATGCTTGAATCAGCATTCCTCCGATGCCATCGCCGTCAAATTCAGGGAAGGGAATGATCAACCTGAACTGAATGTTATCAGCTAAGTTACCTGAATACCTATACGCAACATATAACGATATAATAAAACCTGTTAAGTGGATGAGTTGAAGAATAAATCCTCTTCTTCTCCCTACAAAAAAGCTAAATACTAGCATCAGTAAAATAATGATACTTAACATGATTCTGACTCTCCTGTCTTGCTAAATTTCTTTATGGTCTTCATCTTTCATGGACAGTTGTTTTTCTAGTTTTTTATATTCGCTAACGGCATTAACTGCGGTGAGCACGGCGAGGCGAGTTGTATCTAGATATGGATTTCTTCGTTTCATTTCTCTCATTTGTTTGTCAACAAAACGAACAACCTCTTTAACGTGAGCAGGCTCCTCTTGACCAACAATTGTATATTGCTGACCATAAATCGAGACTGTTGTTCGATGTTTTTTGTCATTTTGATCCGCCACCCCAAAAGCCCCCTCGTTCACCTTATTGTGCCAAGTCATTACATATAATCGACTTCGGCTCAATTTTGAGTCAAGAAAAACCCCTAGCTTATATGATAACACGAAGCATCAGTCTTTCAAACAAAACTCTTTTTCAAATGAAAAGAGGCCCTGTCATAGGACCTCTTTAGCACTTATTGGCGCAGTGTTGCTCCTGCATCGGATTCTAGTTTTTGAAGAATGACCTGGTGAACTTCTTCCACTTCTGCATCTGTTAATGTTTTTTCCGGATCAAGATACGTGAGTGAGAACGCTAGAGATTTCTTACCCGTCTCTAAATGCTCTCCTTCGTAATGATCAAACAGTTGAACGGATGTCAGCAAGCTTCCACCTGCCCCTTTAATGATTTGCTCGATCTCAGCTGCCGTTTGATCTTGATTCACAACGAGTGCAATATCACGTCCAATCGATGGGAACCTCGGTAATGGCTTGTATTGAATTAGTGATACATCCGTTTGAAGTAATGCTTGTAAGTCTAATTCAAAGACATATGTTTCACGTAAATCTGAATCGCGTTGTACGGTTGGGTGAAGCTGTCCTAGATAGCCAACCACCTGATCATTCATGGTTACCTCAGCTGTACGGCCAGGGTGGAGGTGAGGACGCGTTGACGGTTTAAAGCTTATGGTCTCTTCAAGTCCTAGCTCTGCTACCAACCCTTCAATCATTCCCTTCACAACAAAGAAATCAACAACCTTTTTCTCGCCTTGCCAAGTATTTTCCTGCCAAATGCCTGTTAGCGCACCAGCTACATATTCATGCTCGGATGGTTGTGTTGTTAATGTTTCTTCGTTTGAACGGAAGATGGAGCCGATCTCGTATACGTGCATGTTCGCATTCTTGCGGTTTACATTATAAGACAACACATCATAAAGATGAGGCAGTAAGCTTGTTCTCATCGTACTGCGTTCTTCACTCATAGGCATAGATAACTGGATCAATGTTTGATCCTCACGTTTGTACGCATTCGCTTTAGCTGGGCTTGTTAATGAATACGTCAGAACCTGACTTAGGCCAACACCTTCAAAGTAACTAGCGACGCGACGTCTTTTTGCCTGAAACGGTGTGAGCGAGCCTTGAGATGTAGTTCCCTCTGGAAGCGTTGCTGGAATGTTATCATAGCCATATATTCTTGCTACTTCCTCGTACAAATCCTCTTGAATTTGCAAGTCAGGACGGCGCATAGGTGCAGTCACGATGAACCCTTCATCTGTTTGTTCAAATTGGAAGGAAAGCTGCTTGATGATCGCTGCTGTTTCCTCGCTTGTTAAGTCCATACCAAGTCGTTGGTTCATTTTTGTTAGATTCAGCTCAATTTTAGGCTCTGTTATTGTGCGTGCATCAGCAATCGCTGCGTCTGAAAGAATAGAACCTGCTGCAAGCTCATGAATAAGCTTTGCGGCTCGTTTGGCTGCATGCGGTGTACGCTCAGGATTCACGCCCTTTTCAAAACGCGCGCTAGAATCACTGCGAACACCTGCTACGCGTGACGATTGGCGTATCAATGAAGAATGGAAAACGGCTGCTTCAAGTAATACAGTCGTTGTTGTCTCATCTACTTCAGTGCTTTTACCACCCATTACCCCTGCTAAAGCAATTGGATCTTCTCCATCAGTAATTACCAGATTTTCACCTGTTAACGAACGTGTTTGCCCATCTAATGTGACAAGTTCTTCGCCATCATTCGCACGGCGAACAAGGATTTGCTTTGAACTTACTTTATCGTAATCAAATGCGTGTAATGGCTGACCATATTCAAGGAGAACATAATTCGTTACATCCACTACATTGTTAATTGGACGAATTCCAGCTGCCATTAATCGGTTCTGAAGCCAAAGTGGTGAAGCTCCAACCTTAACATCCTTGATGACAACCGCTTCGTAATAGCTTGTTTCTTCTTTGTTTTCTACTTCAACAGAGATGAGTTCACTTGCGCTCGCAGCATCTTCCTCTACATTCTCCTCTGGAAGTGTCACGTCTTTTCCGTAAAGAGCTGCTACTTCGTAAGCAACACCAAGCATATTCAAGCAATCAGAACGGTTCGGAGTTAAGTCTAACTCAAGCACTTCGTCTGACAGGTTTAACGCATCAAGGGCATCCGTTCCAGGAGCAATGGCTTCAGAAAACACATAAATGCCTTCTGCTACATCCTTCGCAATGACGTTTGAATCGATTCCAAGCTCTTGAAGAGAACAAATCATTCCTTGAGATAATTCTCCGCGTAATTTTGCTTTTTTGATTTTCATGTCACCTGGAAGTCGTGCTCCAACTTTTGCGACAACAACCGTTTGACCTTCAGCGATGTTTGCAGCTCCACAAATAATTTGAACAGGCTCTTCCTCGCCAATATCGACCTGACAGATCGATAATTTATCTGCATCCGGGTGCTGCGTACATGATTTAACATATCCTACAACAACGGAGGAAGCACCTTGATTTAAGCTATGAACAAAATCAATTTCTACTCCACCACGTGTCATTTTTTCAGCAATGTCTGCTGCCGTTACATCATTCACATCTACATATTGTTTTAACCAGTTATATGAAACAAGCATTATTTATTCTCCCCTTCCTTAAACCCTTTTGAACTGTGCAAGAAAACGTTTGTCGTTTGTATAGAAATGACGGATATCATCAATGCCGTATTTAAGCATAGCAAGTCTCTCTACACCCATTCCAAAAGCAAACCCACTGTATTCGTTTGGATCAAACCCGCTCATTTCTAACACTTTTGGATGGACCATTCCTGCTCCAAGTACTTCAATCCAGCCTGACTGTTTACATACTCGACATCCTTTTCCTCCACATAATGCACATGTTACATCTACCTCAACAGATGGTTCTGTAAATGGGAAGAAGCTTGGACGAAGTCGGATTTCACGATTTTCTCCAAAGAACCGTTTAACAAACGAATCAAGAACACCTCTTAGGTCACTCATGCGTACGTTATGATCAATGTAAAGACCTTCAATTTGCATAAATTGATGGGAATGAGTCGCATCATCATTGTCACGTCTGAATACTCGACCTGGACAAATAACTTTAACCGGACCTACCCCACCATGTTCTTCCATCGTTCTTGCCTGTACGGGTGATGTTTGCGTACGAAGCAACAGCTCTTCTGTGAAATAAAAGGAATCCTGCATATCACGCGCTGGATGATCCTTTGGTAAGTTTAATGCTTCAAAATTGTAGTAGTCTGTCTCTACCTCTGGACCCTCTGCTACTGAAAAACCAAGTCCAATAAAGATATCCTCTACTTCTTCAACAACGGCTTGAAGAGGATGCTTTGTTCCCTTTTCAATAGGTCGTCCAGGCATGGTGACATCAAGCTTTTGTTCTTCCAGCTGCTTTGCTACTCGAATGTCTTCAAGTGCCTGTTCCTTTTCATCTAGCTTAGATTTAATTTCATCTCGTACTTCGTTAGCCATTTGCCCAACTTTTGGTCGTTCTTCAGCAGATAGCTTTCCCATACCACGCAAAACTTCCGTGATTGGTCCTTTTTTTCCTAAGTATGAAACACGAACCTCTTGTAGTGCTCGACCGTCCTCTGCTGCTTCGATCTTTCCAAGTGCCTCCTGAAGAAGCGCTTCTAATGTTTCCTTCATGTTCATTCCTCCTGCTTGATAAAATAAAAAAAGAGCCTCTCTCCCAAAAAGGGACGAAAGACTCGCGGTACCACCCTAGTTTAAAAAACAGATGTCGCCATCTATTTTAAACGCTCTAACGGATAACGGCTTAAAGCCGGAAACATTTTCGCTACTCGCGCGCTAATGTCTGCTCCAGAGTGAATTCAACCTCTCCATTTCCTTAAGATGCTCGCAGCATACACATCTTTCTCTGAAAGGTGGTAAGGGGTTTACTATGTTCCTTCTTCGCATTTTTCATGTATGAATCTGTTATTCATTATAATAAATTCGCTTCTTAATCGCAACACCAACAGAGAAAATGCATTACGTTCTTAAATGATAAAGTAAAATACCGGCCGCAATCGCTACATTTAAGGACTCCGCCTTCCCATGAATCGGAATATATAGGTTCTGATCTGTTTTGTTTAACAGATCCGGCTGAACTCCTTCTCCTTCGTTCCCTAAGATCAACGCAAAGCTCTCCGTTGGTTGAACCTCTGTATAAATGGAGGCATCTTGAAGGGATGTGCCAAAAACAGGAACTCCTGCTTGTTTAAACGCATCTATCCAGTCAGCAAGTTCATCTTTTATTACAGGGATATGGAATATGGAGCCCTGAGAAGACCTTAAAACCTTACTGTTATACAAATCCACCGACCCTTTTTCAACGATGACGCCATCTACTCCAACAGCGTCGGCTGTTCGGATTAATGTACCGATGTTCCCAGGATCCTGAACGCGATCAATTAATAAATACCGTCCTGGCTCAGCTGACAATTCCTGCTGAACTGGTATTGTACATACGGCAATAATGCCTTGTGGGGAATCCGTTTCACTTAATTCCTTTAAGACGCTGTCATTTGTTAGAATTATGGTTCTGTCGTCTACATTCCAGCTAGTAGGAATGACCTCTTCATTCGTCACAAGAACAGCAACCATTTCAATTCCCGCACGTAATGATTCCTCCACTAAATGAAAGCCCTCAATTAGAAATTGATTTGCTTTTTCTCTGCCTCTTTTTTTATGTAGTTTTTTCCATTGTTTAATTTGTTCATTCTTACTTGAATCAATTTGTTTCATCTCATTCACCTTTCCACTTCATCATCCATCTACATCTTTCCTCAGCATATTCTACTTTAAACAAGCCATACTACATTGTATACAGATTTTCATTAAAAAAGGAGAGATTTATATGGGTTTTAACCTACGCGGCGCAATTATGGCCAACATTCATGGACATAGTGAACAAGAAGTAGAGGCAACGATCGTTGATGCCATTCAAAATGGTGAAGAGAAAATGCTACCAGGACTAGGCGTGATGTTTGAAGTGTATTGGAAGGAAGCAAACGAGGAACAAAAAAATGAAATTTGCGATATGATTAGTAAAGGATTGCAATAAAGATAAAAAAGCTTGAAGATAACTAATAATTAATTAAAAAATGGCGAATGATTCTGTAATCGAATCATTCGCCATTCGTGGTTTTATTAAACTAGCGGAAGGAGAACCCGAGACTCCTACGGAACAGAACGCGGTGAAGACACTGTAGCGGCGCTTTTTCCGCGCAAGGGGCTGAGGCCGTTCCCGGCGGGTGCGAGGGATTCTCCTGCAGCGGATTTGCTGCTATGTTCGTGTTTAAATCATGTCCCATTCTCTTCTTTTTATTATGAATACGTAATGGTTTTCACGGTTTCTGTATCAAGCTTTTTAATTACTTCCACGATTAGCTTCACTGCATTCTCATAGTCATCGCGGTGCAGAATGGCTGCATGTGTATGAATGTAACGAGTGGCAACCGTAATGGAAAGAGACGGAACCCCATTTGCAGTAAGATGAATCGCACCTGAGTCTGTTCCTCCGCCTGCCATTGATTCGAATTGATAAGGAATATTGTGCTCATCCGCTGTTTTTACAACAAAGTCACGTAGTCCCTTATGCGCAATCATTGACGCATCGTATAACACAATCTGAGGCCCATTTCCCATTTTTGCAAGGGCTTCGTTTTCTGTAATCCCCGGAGTATCTCCGGCAATTCCCACGTCAACCCCAAAGCCGATATCTGGCTGGATAAGTGCAGCTGATGTTTTTGCCCCTCTTAAACCAACCTCTTCTTGAACGGTCCCTACTCCGTAAACCGTATTCGGATGATCCACGTCTTTAAGCAGTCTTAATACATCGATCGCGATGGCACAGCCGATACGGTTATCCCATGCTTTCGCCATAAGTAACTTCTCGTTTTTCATGACGGTGAATTCACACACTGGTACAATCGCATCACCAGGACGCACACCAAATTCCTCTGCTTGTTCTTTGCTCTCCGCTCCGATATCAATAAACATATCCTTGATCTCGACCGGTTTCTTTCTCGCTTCTGGAGTTAAAATGTGCGGCGGCTTTGAACCGATAATACCTGGCACTTCACCATGTTCGGTTACAACCGTTACTCGTTGAGCCAGCATCACCTGTCCCCACCAGCCTCCTACTGTTTGAAACCGAAGAAACCCTTTACTATCAATAGATGTAACCATAAAGCCGATTTCATCTAAGTGACCTGCAACCATAATTTTTGGTCCTTTTTGTGAGCCAGTTTTCTTAGCAACCAAGCTTCCAAGTCTGTCCGTATACACGTCATCTGCATAGGGAGCGATATATGTATTCATGACCTTCCGAGCTTCTGCTTCAAAACCAGATATTCCTTTTGCATCCGTTAAATCCTTCAACATTTTAAGCTGTTTATCTTCTTGCATGCCATTGCCTCCTTAGACTGTTATTCACCCGAGGAAAAGTAGATTTCTCCTCTTTATAAAATTTATTTTATTTTTTTCTAAAAAAGGTGCAACCCTTTTCTCTTTCATTCGTATAGCATAGCATAAGACGAACGTAAATTCATAATTTCGATGAAGCCAAGGAGGCTCAGATCACATGATGGTTATTATCTTTAGACTCATGTTTCTACTAGCCATTTTAATTGTCGTATACAGTATTGTAAAATACTTTTTCCATCCTTTACGAAAGCTCGAGAAAGCACACAGTCACCAGCAATTTTTCTTTTTAGATGATCCAAAAGATGTTCGCAAAAACTTCTCACTTACGTACAAGGGCGTTATGTTTGAAGGGGAAAAATATATGGGAGCCACTGAATCCTCATTTGATATTGTGACAATCTATATTTGGACAAAGGATTATAATGCCTTGCAGGGCCTCGGACGAGATGATTTTCAATATATCGAGGAAGATATTAAAACGCGCTACCCTAAAGCAAACGTTGAATGGAAATCTCCTATAAAAGAATTCCTACGTGATCAGCGGAAGGAATAGTGACTGGGACGTAACAGATTATTTCTTAAAAAGATACGAATGGCGAATGATTCAATTATTGAATCATTCGCCATTTTTATTTTAAACTTATGAAGCTGAATCTCGGTATCCGGTATTTGCTTTTACCTTAACCTCTGCATACTTACTTGCATCCGATTTTTGTTTTGATAATAAGGTTCCGATAACGCCACCAAGGAATCCAGCAGGGACGGATATGATGGCCGGGTTTGTTAACGGAAAGATTGGTGTACCGGTAATAATAGCCGAGCCATCCGCTGCAAAAACGTTTGGACTCAAAGACACTAAGATAATGGCTGTGAGAAGTCCTGTAACCATCGCCCAAATCGCACCGCTTGTGTTGAATCGTTTCCAATAAATCGTGTAGACGATAACTGGAAGATTTGCACTGGCAGCCACACAAAAGGCCAATGCAACTAGAAAGGCGACGTTCATATTCTGGGCAAACAGGGCTAAGAT comes from the Alkalihalobacillus sp. FSL W8-0930 genome and includes:
- the pheS gene encoding phenylalanine--tRNA ligase subunit alpha — protein: MKETLEALLQEALGKIEAAEDGRALQEVRVSYLGKKGPITEVLRGMGKLSAEERPKVGQMANEVRDEIKSKLDEKEQALEDIRVAKQLEEQKLDVTMPGRPIEKGTKHPLQAVVEEVEDIFIGLGFSVAEGPEVETDYYNFEALNLPKDHPARDMQDSFYFTEELLLRTQTSPVQARTMEEHGGVGPVKVICPGRVFRRDNDDATHSHQFMQIEGLYIDHNVRMSDLRGVLDSFVKRFFGENREIRLRPSFFPFTEPSVEVDVTCALCGGKGCRVCKQSGWIEVLGAGMVHPKVLEMSGFDPNEYSGFAFGMGVERLAMLKYGIDDIRHFYTNDKRFLAQFKRV
- a CDS encoding M42 family metallopeptidase, producing MQEDKQLKMLKDLTDAKGISGFEAEARKVMNTYIAPYADDVYTDRLGSLVAKKTGSQKGPKIMVAGHLDEIGFMVTSIDSKGFLRFQTVGGWWGQVMLAQRVTVVTEHGEVPGIIGSKPPHILTPEARKKPVEIKDMFIDIGAESKEQAEEFGVRPGDAIVPVCEFTVMKNEKLLMAKAWDNRIGCAIAIDVLRLLKDVDHPNTVYGVGTVQEEVGLRGAKTSAALIQPDIGFGVDVGIAGDTPGITENEALAKMGNGPQIVLYDASMIAHKGLRDFVVKTADEHNIPYQFESMAGGGTDSGAIHLTANGVPSLSITVATRYIHTHAAILHRDDYENAVKLIVEVIKKLDTETVKTITYS
- the sspI gene encoding small acid-soluble spore protein SspI; the protein is MGFNLRGAIMANIHGHSEQEVEATIVDAIQNGEEKMLPGLGVMFEVYWKEANEEQKNEICDMISKGLQ
- a CDS encoding RNA methyltransferase, with amino-acid sequence MKQIDSSKNEQIKQWKKLHKKRGREKANQFLIEGFHLVEESLRAGIEMVAVLVTNEEVIPTSWNVDDRTIILTNDSVLKELSETDSPQGIIAVCTIPVQQELSAEPGRYLLIDRVQDPGNIGTLIRTADAVGVDGVIVEKGSVDLYNSKVLRSSQGSIFHIPVIKDELADWIDAFKQAGVPVFGTSLQDASIYTEVQPTESFALILGNEGEGVQPDLLNKTDQNLYIPIHGKAESLNVAIAAGILLYHLRT
- the pheT gene encoding phenylalanine--tRNA ligase subunit beta translates to MLVSYNWLKQYVDVNDVTAADIAEKMTRGGVEIDFVHSLNQGASSVVVGYVKSCTQHPDADKLSICQVDIGEEEPVQIICGAANIAEGQTVVVAKVGARLPGDMKIKKAKLRGELSQGMICSLQELGIDSNVIAKDVAEGIYVFSEAIAPGTDALDALNLSDEVLELDLTPNRSDCLNMLGVAYEVAALYGKDVTLPEENVEEDAASASELISVEVENKEETSYYEAVVIKDVKVGASPLWLQNRLMAAGIRPINNVVDVTNYVLLEYGQPLHAFDYDKVSSKQILVRRANDGEELVTLDGQTRSLTGENLVITDGEDPIALAGVMGGKSTEVDETTTTVLLEAAVFHSSLIRQSSRVAGVRSDSSARFEKGVNPERTPHAAKRAAKLIHELAAGSILSDAAIADARTITEPKIELNLTKMNQRLGMDLTSEETAAIIKQLSFQFEQTDEGFIVTAPMRRPDLQIQEDLYEEVARIYGYDNIPATLPEGTTSQGSLTPFQAKRRRVASYFEGVGLSQVLTYSLTSPAKANAYKREDQTLIQLSMPMSEERSTMRTSLLPHLYDVLSYNVNRKNANMHVYEIGSIFRSNEETLTTQPSEHEYVAGALTGIWQENTWQGEKKVVDFFVVKGMIEGLVAELGLEETISFKPSTRPHLHPGRTAEVTMNDQVVGYLGQLHPTVQRDSDLRETYVFELDLQALLQTDVSLIQYKPLPRFPSIGRDIALVVNQDQTAAEIEQIIKGAGGSLLTSVQLFDHYEGEHLETGKKSLAFSLTYLDPEKTLTDAEVEEVHQVILQKLESDAGATLRQ
- a CDS encoding sigma-w pathway protein ysdB → MMVIIFRLMFLLAILIVVYSIVKYFFHPLRKLEKAHSHQQFFFLDDPKDVRKNFSLTYKGVMFEGEKYMGATESSFDIVTIYIWTKDYNALQGLGRDDFQYIEEDIKTRYPKANVEWKSPIKEFLRDQRKE